In Porites lutea chromosome 7, jaPorLute2.1, whole genome shotgun sequence, a single window of DNA contains:
- the LOC140943757 gene encoding uncharacterized protein — protein sequence MADNFRLSTVELLNQIGVLAFLNGGEEGRTLYNAFVTGQVCYEVYKRLTVSQADVLRAETIMRISDYVKNHPRATEAQLKSEVEKEIKLFAQKVAQLEGTGQG from the exons atggcGGACAATTTCCGACTTAGCACGGTGGAACTTCTGAACCAG ATAGGGGTGCTGGCCTTCCTAAATGGTGGAGAAGAAGGAAGAACTCTTTATAACGCATTTGTCACCGGACAAGTTTGTTATGAAGTTTACAAAAGACTTACAGTCTCTCAAGCTGATGTTCTCAGG GCTGAAACTATAATGCGTATCAGCGACTATGTGAAGAATCATCCAAGAGCCACTGAAGCACAATTAAAAAGTGAagtggaaaaagaaatcaaGCTCTTTGCACAGAAGGTTGCTCAGCTTGAAGGAACTGGACAAGGATAA